One Halolamina litorea genomic window carries:
- a CDS encoding threonine synthase, whose protein sequence is METTEAFVGLDCIDCGERFDAETATHRCPDCGGILDPAYDYDAVDVSREGFEAEPFDSLWRYDALLPFHRESAVSLGEGGTPLVECPTLADAMGVDELYIKDEGLNPTGTFKDRGQTGALTAAAQHGADTVALNTAGNAGQAAAAYAARAGMDAHVWLAERAGYTQKAMIEVHGGDLHVVEGEITDAGAAYAERMEEEDWYSTKTFVTPYRHETKKTMLYETVEQLDWEVPDAVVYPTGGGVGLVGMHKGAKEFRDLGLTDDLPGMYAAQAAGCAPVVRAWEEGKSIHEAWGDENITTVLNGIAVPDPGASPMILDALEESGGGAVAAEDDDILDTAVEIARAEGVEMGATCAAAAAGAFQLVDDGELGADDTVVLLNTGAGNKDVDTLRSHLGEREFEAETAE, encoded by the coding sequence ATGGAGACCACGGAGGCGTTCGTCGGCCTCGACTGTATCGACTGCGGGGAGCGCTTCGACGCCGAAACCGCGACCCACCGCTGTCCGGACTGCGGGGGCATTCTCGATCCGGCCTACGACTACGACGCCGTCGACGTGAGCCGCGAGGGCTTCGAGGCCGAGCCGTTCGACTCGCTCTGGCGCTACGACGCCCTGCTTCCGTTCCACCGCGAGTCGGCCGTCTCGCTCGGGGAGGGCGGGACGCCGCTGGTCGAGTGTCCGACGCTGGCCGACGCGATGGGGGTCGACGAACTCTACATCAAGGACGAGGGGCTGAACCCCACGGGGACGTTCAAGGACCGCGGCCAGACCGGCGCGCTGACCGCCGCCGCCCAGCACGGCGCCGACACAGTCGCGCTCAACACCGCCGGGAACGCCGGGCAAGCCGCGGCGGCCTACGCCGCCCGAGCGGGGATGGACGCCCACGTTTGGCTGGCTGAGCGAGCAGGCTACACCCAGAAGGCGATGATCGAGGTCCACGGCGGCGACCTCCACGTCGTCGAGGGGGAGATAACCGACGCCGGCGCGGCCTACGCAGAACGGATGGAAGAGGAGGACTGGTACTCCACGAAGACGTTCGTCACGCCGTACCGCCACGAGACGAAGAAGACGATGCTCTACGAGACCGTCGAACAGCTCGACTGGGAGGTCCCCGACGCGGTCGTCTACCCGACCGGCGGCGGCGTCGGCCTCGTCGGCATGCACAAGGGTGCAAAGGAGTTCCGCGACCTCGGGCTCACCGACGACCTCCCGGGGATGTACGCCGCTCAAGCCGCCGGCTGTGCGCCCGTCGTGAGGGCGTGGGAGGAAGGGAAGTCGATCCACGAGGCGTGGGGCGACGAGAACATCACGACAGTCCTGAACGGCATCGCGGTCCCCGACCCCGGCGCGAGCCCGATGATCCTCGACGCGCTGGAAGAGAGCGGCGGCGGCGCCGTCGCCGCCGAGGACGACGACATCCTCGACACCGCCGTCGAGATCGCCCGGGCCGAGGGCGTGGAGATGGGGGCGACCTGCGCGGCGGCGGCCGCCGGCGCCTTCCAACTGGTCGATGACGGGGAACTCGGCGCCGACGACACCGTCGTCCTGCTCAACACCGGCGCGGGCAACAAGGACGTGGACACGCTGCGCAGCCACCTCGGCGAGCGGGAGTTCGAAGCCGAGACGGCGGAGTAG
- a CDS encoding MOSC domain-containing protein, giving the protein MTGTVEAVHIAGEAGAPPEQREAVEAVVGKGLQGDRYFENEGTFSSDDEDRKRDLTLIEAEAVEQAELKYGVEFESGAHRRNLTVRGIGLNRLLGERFRVGDAVVEGTELCEPCTYLERKLEEKGVQEAMVHRGGLRCAIVEGGEIAVGDDVEAGAE; this is encoded by the coding sequence ATGACCGGAACCGTCGAGGCCGTCCACATCGCCGGCGAGGCGGGCGCCCCGCCCGAACAGCGCGAGGCCGTCGAGGCCGTCGTCGGCAAGGGCCTGCAGGGCGACCGCTACTTCGAGAACGAGGGCACGTTCTCGAGCGATGACGAGGACCGCAAACGCGACCTGACCCTGATCGAAGCCGAGGCCGTCGAGCAGGCCGAGTTGAAGTACGGCGTCGAGTTCGAGTCCGGCGCTCACCGCCGGAACCTCACCGTTCGCGGGATCGGACTGAACCGCCTGCTCGGGGAGCGCTTCCGCGTCGGCGACGCCGTCGTCGAGGGCACCGAACTCTGTGAGCCCTGCACCTACCTCGAACGCAAACTCGAGGAGAAAGGGGTACAGGAGGCGATGGTCCACCGTGGCGGTCTACGCTGTGCGATCGTCGAGGGTGGCGAGATAGCCGTCGGCGACGACGTGGAGGCAGGGGCAGAATGA
- a CDS encoding AAA family ATPase: MTAEDARSDGGDTTVEAAGETGGPAFEPLPIDRAAALIDDVVDNVERVIVGKRDAIEHIVVATLARGHVLLEDVPGTGKTMLARAVATSVDASFRRVQFTPDLLPSDVTGVNVFNQKTGEFEFQPGPVFANVVLADEINRAPPKTQSALLEAMEERQVTVDGDTRALPEPFAVIATQNDVETGRTYELPMAEIDRFAKKLRLGYPDSEQETEIIGRTAGHHPIEELTPVTDGETLRRARETAGEIRLGEPVRNYISRLAEYTRNHAQLGVSPRGSIALARTSQVRALLDGREYVTPDDVQAEAPTVLAHRIRPRTGSESGDDVVSAALSNVAVE, encoded by the coding sequence ATGACCGCCGAGGACGCCCGTTCTGACGGCGGCGATACGACGGTCGAGGCGGCTGGCGAGACCGGTGGGCCGGCGTTCGAGCCGTTGCCGATCGACCGAGCCGCCGCCCTGATCGACGACGTGGTCGACAACGTCGAACGGGTCATCGTCGGCAAGCGCGACGCCATCGAGCACATCGTCGTGGCCACACTCGCCCGCGGCCACGTGCTACTCGAAGACGTGCCCGGCACCGGGAAGACGATGCTCGCCCGGGCCGTCGCCACCTCCGTCGACGCCTCCTTCCGCCGTGTCCAGTTCACGCCCGACCTGTTGCCCTCCGACGTGACCGGCGTCAACGTGTTCAACCAGAAGACCGGCGAGTTCGAGTTCCAACCCGGCCCCGTCTTCGCCAACGTCGTCCTCGCCGACGAGATCAATCGGGCGCCGCCGAAGACCCAGAGCGCGCTGTTGGAGGCGATGGAGGAGCGGCAGGTGACCGTCGACGGCGACACCCGAGCGCTCCCCGAACCGTTCGCGGTGATCGCCACCCAGAACGACGTCGAGACCGGCCGCACCTACGAACTGCCGATGGCCGAGATAGATCGCTTCGCGAAGAAGCTCCGACTGGGCTATCCCGACAGCGAGCAGGAAACGGAGATCATCGGCCGCACCGCGGGCCACCACCCCATCGAGGAACTCACGCCGGTTACCGACGGCGAGACGCTCCGGCGCGCCCGCGAGACCGCCGGCGAGATCCGACTCGGCGAGCCGGTTCGGAACTACATCAGCCGGTTGGCCGAGTACACCCGGAACCACGCCCAACTCGGCGTGAGCCCCCGGGGGAGCATCGCACTCGCCCGTACCTCACAGGTCCGGGCGCTGCTCGACGGCCGCGAGTACGTCACCCCCGACGACGTGCAGGCCGAGGCGCCGACGGTGCTCGCCCACCGTATCCGCCCGCGAACCGGCAGCGAGAGCGGCGACGACGTGGTGTCGGCGGCGCTCTCGAACGTCGCGGTGGAGTGA
- a CDS encoding acc operon protein, whose protein sequence is MSDAESVSEPNEKATAADDPPETAASVADRLTLPDDADATEAAAIAAAVSAHMRDQEAAAAAAAAETEGDSWDGKRWGFAGRVESLQRRTVRVRDGTPTDAWSAAGRADRL, encoded by the coding sequence ATGAGCGACGCCGAGAGCGTGAGCGAACCGAACGAGAAGGCGACGGCCGCTGACGACCCACCGGAGACGGCGGCGAGCGTCGCCGACCGCCTCACGCTCCCCGACGACGCCGACGCGACGGAGGCCGCGGCCATCGCCGCCGCCGTCTCCGCCCACATGCGAGATCAGGAGGCGGCGGCTGCGGCAGCCGCTGCCGAAACCGAGGGCGACAGTTGGGACGGCAAACGCTGGGGGTTCGCGGGCCGCGTGGAGTCGCTGCAGCGCAGAACAGTCCGCGTCCGCGACGGCACGCCGACCGACGCGTGGAGCGCGGCCGGGCGGGCCGACCGGCTCTAG
- a CDS encoding transglutaminase TgpA family protein, with protein MSTATGRIQSLVAPDPDWDLFDALTHPAMLGIALLTAAYLRELVGITDVVGGTGLLLTEAVLVLIGATALASRVDARTALLGTGLVLAAGLAGYYFSIPASQRALIDAGSALRDFAALLSGLSVFRLVQAEIWALAVLPAPLFGSWLLALRGEFPLSAAVGGSALGLFVLTGDAGVLATLAGVVGAGLAVGLGELVPRRALGAHWDTVVLVLTLMVVLSTTVSVVPGGDSRPILGGTAQPTLEGNVVANADSVGIVGAIRLSPSVRFTVQSEQPGYWRVGAYDRYTGGSWVRTGEVTAYDGRLDPPPGGSVTVEQTVTAETTLDSMPALWKPVRVSGNVQRATQVTEEDGLRAAASIAPGESYSVISERPVYSTGTLQRAGTDYPDAVTDRYLGLPDSTPDRVGERTAAIVERANATTPYATAVAVEEYLESTKDYSLNVERPRGSVADAFLFEMDAGYCTYYATTMAVMLRTQGIPARMATGYTAGQRVSEDEWVVRGLNAHAWVEVYFPEVGWVTFDPTPSGPREAAGESRVSQAREAGESGVDTDRTGGGEWTPTPTPTPEPDETTNGTDGQVETPDLAQIADNRGTPDAGGLGSFTPGGTGGGSDRSLPTPEEVGYGAVVLLAGVAASRRLGLDGRLYRFVWLRYQPRADPVADVERAYDRVETLLGDRRRPRHPGETVGSYLDSLGVADARIRRVAALYERAHYGGVADETAADEAVETADAIVAETTPLLGRFR; from the coding sequence ATGAGTACCGCGACCGGCCGCATCCAGTCGCTGGTGGCGCCCGACCCCGACTGGGACCTGTTCGACGCGCTCACCCACCCGGCGATGCTCGGCATCGCGCTGCTGACGGCGGCGTACCTCCGGGAGTTGGTCGGCATCACCGACGTGGTCGGCGGCACCGGCCTCCTCCTGACGGAAGCCGTGCTCGTCCTCATCGGGGCGACGGCTCTCGCCTCGCGAGTCGACGCCCGGACGGCGTTGCTGGGAACCGGCCTCGTGCTGGCCGCCGGGCTGGCCGGCTACTACTTCTCGATCCCGGCGAGTCAGCGGGCGCTCATCGACGCCGGGTCGGCGCTGCGTGACTTCGCGGCGCTGCTCAGCGGCCTCTCGGTGTTCCGGCTGGTGCAGGCGGAAATCTGGGCGCTCGCGGTGCTTCCGGCACCATTGTTCGGATCGTGGCTGCTTGCCCTCCGCGGGGAGTTCCCGCTGAGTGCCGCGGTCGGGGGGAGCGCGCTCGGCCTGTTCGTCCTGACCGGGGACGCCGGCGTCCTCGCCACGCTCGCGGGCGTCGTCGGTGCCGGACTCGCCGTCGGCCTCGGCGAACTCGTCCCGCGGCGAGCGCTCGGGGCTCACTGGGACACGGTCGTGCTCGTCCTCACGCTGATGGTGGTGCTCTCGACGACCGTCTCGGTCGTCCCCGGCGGCGACAGCCGGCCGATACTGGGCGGGACCGCCCAGCCCACGCTCGAGGGCAACGTCGTCGCCAACGCCGACAGCGTGGGGATCGTCGGCGCCATCCGACTCTCGCCGAGCGTGCGCTTCACCGTCCAGTCCGAACAGCCGGGCTACTGGCGGGTGGGTGCCTACGACCGATACACGGGTGGCTCGTGGGTGCGTACTGGCGAGGTCACCGCGTACGACGGCCGCCTCGACCCGCCACCCGGCGGGAGCGTCACCGTCGAGCAGACGGTCACCGCCGAGACCACGCTCGACTCGATGCCCGCACTCTGGAAGCCCGTCCGTGTCAGCGGCAACGTCCAGCGGGCGACGCAGGTAACCGAGGAGGACGGACTCCGGGCGGCGGCCTCGATCGCGCCCGGGGAGTCCTACTCGGTCATCAGCGAGCGGCCGGTCTACTCGACCGGGACGCTCCAGCGTGCCGGCACCGACTACCCCGACGCCGTCACCGACCGCTACCTCGGACTGCCCGACAGCACGCCCGATCGGGTGGGCGAGCGCACCGCGGCCATCGTCGAGCGCGCGAACGCGACGACCCCCTACGCCACCGCGGTAGCCGTCGAGGAGTACCTCGAGTCGACGAAGGACTACTCGCTGAACGTCGAGCGCCCGCGCGGGAGCGTCGCCGACGCGTTCCTGTTCGAGATGGACGCCGGCTACTGTACGTACTACGCGACGACGATGGCCGTGATGCTGCGCACGCAGGGTATCCCCGCGCGGATGGCCACCGGCTACACCGCCGGCCAGCGCGTCAGCGAGGACGAGTGGGTCGTCCGCGGGCTGAACGCCCACGCGTGGGTCGAGGTCTACTTCCCCGAAGTCGGCTGGGTCACCTTCGACCCGACGCCGTCGGGGCCGCGCGAGGCGGCGGGTGAGTCCCGCGTCTCACAGGCCCGCGAAGCCGGCGAGTCGGGTGTCGACACGGACCGAACCGGTGGCGGCGAGTGGACGCCGACGCCGACGCCCACGCCCGAACCCGACGAGACGACCAACGGCACCGACGGGCAGGTCGAGACGCCGGACCTGGCACAGATCGCCGACAACCGCGGCACGCCGGACGCGGGAGGCTTGGGGTCGTTCACCCCCGGCGGGACCGGCGGCGGTAGCGACCGATCGCTGCCCACCCCCGAGGAAGTCGGCTACGGCGCCGTCGTGTTGCTGGCCGGGGTCGCCGCGAGCCGTCGCCTCGGCCTCGACGGCCGGCTCTACCGCTTCGTCTGGCTGCGCTACCAGCCCCGCGCCGACCCGGTCGCGGACGTGGAGCGCGCGTACGACCGCGTGGAGACGCTGCTCGGGGACCGGCGGCGCCCCCGCCACCCGGGTGAGACCGTCGGGTCGTACCTCGACAGTCTCGGCGTCGCCGACGCGCGGATCCGCCGGGTCGCAGCCCTGTACGAGCGGGCCCACTACGGCGGTGTGGCCGACGAGACGGCCGCCGACGAGGCCGTCGAGACGGCCGACGCTATCGTCGCGGAGACGACGCCCCTGCTCGGACGGTTCCGCTGA
- a CDS encoding DUF58 domain-containing protein translates to MLTRRGRAVVGVAGAAVLLALTFGERSLNAVVAPAVVVLAAGYVQVATTPEVVAERTPSEDAHVGETRRVELTFARRDGELIDRPFPGDVTELVAGGVRPIPAEDGGTVAQRADGDTEISVETAVGSGPVHYDVCYETRGRHTLGPATVTATDAFGLFARETELRGTDAVLAYPRVRRLSPVGRRSLGRLADFGRSDRRGEFAELREYVAGDPLRDINWKTTAKRDELIVTEFAAETDVEAVSVAAGANSEGADMMAEAVASVVSSLVADGVPVELSLPRGELRVGPEYGGERAMLRTLATVAAGPVPDGEADVVIKGTAEDATVDVRGSQYRFSELVAGGSVGDDAAEVPTGVAA, encoded by the coding sequence ATGTTGACCCGCCGCGGCCGCGCCGTCGTCGGCGTCGCCGGCGCCGCGGTCCTGCTCGCACTGACGTTCGGCGAGCGCTCGCTCAACGCCGTTGTCGCCCCGGCAGTGGTCGTGCTGGCGGCGGGCTACGTCCAAGTGGCGACGACGCCCGAGGTGGTCGCCGAACGCACTCCCTCGGAGGACGCTCACGTCGGCGAGACCCGCCGTGTCGAACTCACCTTCGCCCGGCGGGACGGCGAACTGATCGACCGGCCGTTCCCGGGCGACGTGACGGAACTGGTCGCCGGTGGCGTCCGTCCGATCCCCGCCGAGGACGGCGGCACCGTGGCCCAGCGGGCCGACGGCGACACCGAAATCAGCGTCGAGACGGCGGTCGGCTCGGGGCCGGTCCACTACGACGTGTGCTACGAGACCCGGGGGCGCCACACCCTCGGCCCGGCGACGGTGACCGCGACCGACGCGTTCGGGCTGTTCGCCCGCGAGACCGAACTCCGCGGCACCGACGCCGTGCTCGCGTACCCGCGGGTCCGACGGCTCAGCCCGGTCGGCCGGCGGTCCCTCGGTCGCTTGGCCGACTTCGGCCGCAGCGACCGTCGGGGGGAGTTCGCCGAGCTCCGGGAGTACGTCGCCGGCGACCCGCTCCGGGACATCAACTGGAAGACCACCGCCAAGCGTGACGAACTGATCGTCACCGAGTTCGCCGCCGAAACCGACGTGGAGGCGGTCTCCGTCGCTGCCGGCGCGAACTCCGAGGGGGCGGATATGATGGCGGAAGCCGTCGCGAGCGTCGTCTCCTCGCTGGTCGCCGACGGGGTGCCAGTCGAACTCAGTTTGCCCCGTGGCGAACTCCGAGTCGGCCCGGAGTACGGCGGCGAACGGGCGATGCTCCGGACGCTCGCGACGGTCGCCGCCGGCCCCGTGCCGGACGGCGAGGCGGACGTGGTCATCAAGGGAACGGCCGAGGACGCGACCGTCGACGTGCGCGGGAGCCAGTACCGGTTCTCTGAACTGGTCGCCGGCGGGTCAGTCGGTGACGACGCCGCCGAGGTGCCGACGGGGGTGGCCGCATGA
- a CDS encoding Eco57I restriction-modification methylase domain-containing protein, with translation MTGTRTRGGFVFRAIEGVRKLFDDPPTGEAADYVPALTRRLFDGVLGYDDIAYSQRDDWGSVTFVDDDGRPAVLLAATAAGEDIRAARRRAVAALDDEPTARYAVATNRDRLAVLARCSPGHHDATERAGVTVRELTEIDLRAAIERSDERSLAEALTPDQQLAFAKLTALQREAVSAALDDPNAVGAEPTLGDLTASRPGPDPTPETLATALTETLEGVLLPAVSEAFDRLTHRIQAFADREAAIEDRIDEAKAAGDEMAVTDLRADLFDLREEYATARRLEAGFARWRRVVADGSEADAARAFEAESAAVALDTLLLARVAADRGLAGDLGAYREFWNDQAEHAERDAADMVRAVREELSGVSEDATDDGTFGWVFEAGIADAFAEAVAALDAVDVAELDARELTDAFDAHLSDDVRPVRGATRPSTAGLLLDRAGYTPDALLDDPGADLLDPACGDGSLLVGAADRLLTRLDRTDATPSETLETVRDRLHGFDVHPYAVHLAESRLLLRTVDVHADAAVVDREFSLGRFGVHRTDALKAEDTGRFAGAAGGKRARRREAAAAVKSREGFGFVVTDAPTGRLSDPPEAYDRYRNAAPGYDRSALFLERAADWLSEGGRLSMAVDGSLLGEDRDDPAADARSGLARRFRLRELIEFDTGSGAAPLFVAAERTDDDPEGAAFTYARVTPTFLELVREGLIRPGGEETTPAELVSRSLPGTAGGDPPSMTTVVVELGLVCDATVEGPMPVEVRSVDCAELDDGAWAFTDDAPVSEPGVSPLDGRATDEPDVGSPRSRIER, from the coding sequence ATGACTGGGACACGGACACGCGGGGGGTTCGTCTTCCGGGCCATCGAGGGGGTCCGGAAGCTGTTCGACGACCCGCCCACCGGGGAGGCCGCCGACTACGTGCCGGCGCTGACCCGCCGGCTGTTCGACGGCGTTCTCGGCTACGACGATATCGCGTACAGCCAGCGGGACGACTGGGGGTCGGTCACGTTCGTCGACGACGACGGCCGCCCAGCCGTCCTGCTCGCCGCGACGGCGGCCGGCGAGGACATCCGGGCGGCCCGTCGCCGTGCCGTCGCCGCCCTCGACGACGAGCCGACCGCCCGCTACGCCGTCGCCACCAACCGCGACCGACTGGCCGTGCTCGCACGCTGTTCGCCCGGCCACCACGACGCGACCGAACGCGCCGGCGTCACCGTCCGTGAACTGACAGAGATAGACCTGCGTGCGGCCATCGAACGCTCCGACGAGCGCTCGCTGGCCGAGGCGCTCACGCCCGACCAGCAGCTCGCCTTCGCCAAACTCACTGCGCTCCAGCGGGAGGCCGTTTCGGCGGCGCTCGACGACCCGAACGCGGTCGGCGCCGAACCGACGCTCGGCGACCTGACCGCGTCACGACCCGGCCCCGACCCGACCCCGGAGACGCTCGCAACCGCGCTCACCGAAACCCTCGAAGGCGTACTGCTTCCGGCCGTCTCGGAGGCGTTCGACCGCCTCACCCACCGTATCCAGGCGTTCGCGGACCGGGAGGCCGCCATCGAGGACCGCATCGACGAGGCGAAAGCCGCCGGCGACGAGATGGCGGTGACCGACCTCCGTGCGGACCTGTTCGACCTCCGCGAGGAGTACGCCACCGCCCGCCGGCTGGAAGCCGGGTTCGCCCGCTGGCGCCGGGTCGTCGCCGACGGCAGCGAGGCCGACGCCGCACGCGCCTTCGAGGCCGAGTCCGCGGCGGTCGCTCTCGACACGCTGCTGCTCGCCCGGGTCGCCGCCGACCGCGGCCTCGCCGGCGACTTGGGAGCCTACCGGGAGTTCTGGAACGATCAGGCCGAACACGCCGAGCGCGACGCCGCCGACATGGTGCGAGCGGTCCGTGAGGAGCTTTCCGGCGTGAGCGAGGACGCCACCGACGACGGAACGTTCGGCTGGGTGTTCGAAGCCGGCATCGCCGACGCGTTCGCCGAGGCCGTCGCGGCGCTGGACGCCGTCGACGTTGCCGAACTCGACGCCCGGGAACTCACCGACGCGTTCGACGCCCACCTCAGCGACGACGTGCGACCGGTCCGTGGGGCGACCCGGCCCTCGACCGCCGGCTTGCTCCTCGACCGGGCGGGCTACACACCCGACGCGCTCCTCGACGACCCCGGGGCGGACCTGCTCGACCCCGCGTGTGGCGACGGGAGCCTACTCGTCGGCGCGGCCGACCGACTGTTGACCCGCCTCGACCGAACCGACGCGACCCCCTCCGAGACGCTCGAAACCGTCCGGGACCGACTGCACGGCTTCGACGTACACCCCTACGCGGTCCACCTCGCCGAGAGCCGCCTGCTGCTCCGGACCGTCGACGTCCACGCCGACGCCGCGGTGGTCGACAGGGAGTTCTCGCTGGGACGCTTCGGCGTCCACCGGACCGACGCGCTCAAAGCAGAGGATACCGGCCGTTTCGCCGGCGCCGCCGGGGGCAAACGCGCGCGCCGCCGCGAGGCTGCTGCGGCCGTGAAGTCTCGCGAGGGGTTCGGGTTCGTCGTGACCGACGCGCCGACGGGCCGGCTGTCCGACCCACCCGAGGCGTACGACCGCTACCGGAACGCAGCGCCGGGGTACGACCGCTCGGCGCTGTTCCTCGAACGAGCGGCCGACTGGCTGAGCGAGGGCGGCCGACTCTCGATGGCCGTCGACGGGAGCCTGCTGGGCGAGGACAGGGACGACCCCGCCGCCGACGCGCGCTCGGGGCTGGCGAGGCGCTTCCGGCTCCGGGAACTGATCGAGTTCGACACCGGGAGCGGCGCGGCGCCGCTGTTCGTCGCGGCCGAGCGTACCGACGACGACCCGGAGGGCGCGGCGTTCACCTACGCCCGCGTGACGCCGACGTTCCTGGAACTGGTCCGGGAGGGACTGATCCGGCCCGGCGGCGAGGAGACGACGCCCGCGGAACTGGTCTCTCGCAGTCTGCCCGGGACCGCCGGCGGCGACCCGCCGTCGATGACGACGGTGGTGGTCGAACTCGGCCTCGTCTGTGACGCGACCGTCGAGGGGCCGATGCCCGTCGAGGTGCGCTCTGTCGACTGCGCCGAACTGGACGACGGCGCGTGGGCGTTCACCGACGACGCGCCGGTCTCGGAGCCGGGCGTCTCGCCCCTCGACGGCCGCGCGACCGACGAACCCGATGTCGGGAGCCCCCGCTCACGGATCGAGCGGTAG
- a CDS encoding HD domain-containing protein: MTTIKDSVHDHIEVGGVAADLLDTPAVQRLRHIKQLGTVQLAYPSANHTRFEHSLGVYHLAEQALDQMEVDGIDAERVRAAAMLHDVGHGPFSHNIESLTHRETGKYHDDVGELLARGQVGETLRNNGLDPERVAGLVAGEGKYGQLVSGELDVDRMDYLVRDAHHTGVPYGTIDPGRLVRALRFVDGELVLAPGNVQSAESLLVARALMNPTVYSHHVARISKAMLRGAAERLLRSDPDLTAEELRRMDDHGLLVALRLCEETAEFARRYAERDLYKRAVWAELGGVPDWLLDAGHEATHEVEADIAEACGLDPREVIVDVPSEPSMTESTSRVMVSDEIRELGRQSPLVKALRTAQYQQWRLGVYTVPEATDRVGREAVEALGLEIGDALVSERRGRPATLDEFADAE; the protein is encoded by the coding sequence ATGACGACGATCAAGGACTCCGTCCACGACCACATCGAGGTGGGCGGGGTCGCCGCCGACCTGCTCGATACGCCCGCGGTCCAGCGGCTCCGACACATCAAGCAGTTGGGGACGGTGCAGTTGGCCTACCCCTCCGCGAACCACACGCGCTTCGAGCACTCGCTGGGCGTCTACCACCTCGCCGAGCAGGCACTCGACCAGATGGAGGTCGACGGGATCGACGCCGAGCGGGTGCGTGCGGCGGCGATGCTCCACGACGTGGGCCACGGCCCCTTCTCCCACAACATCGAGTCGTTGACCCACCGCGAGACGGGGAAGTATCACGACGACGTGGGCGAACTGCTCGCGCGGGGGCAGGTGGGAGAGACCCTGCGGAACAACGGCCTCGACCCCGAACGCGTCGCCGGCCTCGTCGCCGGCGAGGGGAAGTACGGGCAGTTGGTCTCGGGTGAACTCGACGTGGACCGGATGGACTACCTCGTCCGTGACGCCCACCACACCGGCGTCCCCTACGGCACCATCGACCCCGGACGGTTGGTCCGGGCGCTGCGGTTCGTCGACGGCGAACTCGTGCTCGCGCCGGGCAACGTCCAGAGCGCCGAGTCGCTGCTGGTCGCGCGGGCGCTGATGAACCCGACCGTCTACTCCCACCACGTCGCCCGGATCAGCAAGGCGATGCTGCGCGGCGCCGCCGAGCGCCTCCTGCGGAGCGACCCCGACCTGACCGCCGAGGAACTCCGTCGGATGGACGACCACGGCCTGCTCGTTGCCCTTCGGCTCTGTGAGGAGACCGCCGAGTTCGCCCGGCGCTACGCCGAGCGGGACCTCTACAAGCGGGCGGTCTGGGCGGAGTTGGGCGGCGTCCCCGACTGGCTGCTCGACGCCGGCCACGAGGCGACCCACGAGGTCGAAGCCGACATCGCCGAGGCCTGTGGGCTCGATCCCCGGGAGGTGATCGTCGACGTGCCGAGCGAGCCGTCGATGACCGAATCGACCAGTCGGGTGATGGTCAGCGACGAGATCCGCGAGCTCGGCCGGCAGTCCCCGCTGGTGAAGGCGCTCCGGACCGCGCAGTATCAGCAGTGGCGCCTCGGCGTCTACACCGTCCCCGAGGCGACCGACCGCGTCGGCCGGGAGGCCGTCGAGGCACTCGGCCTCGAGATCGGCGACGCGCTCGTGAGCGAGCGCCGCGGCCGGCCAGCGACGCTGGACGAGTTCGCCGACGCCGAGTAG